One Syntrophorhabdus sp. genomic region harbors:
- a CDS encoding Fis family transcriptional regulator: EVGKGLQPAREEAEKNIILKVLKDTNFNVYKSAKLLGVKRESVYYFIKKFGFRREDIDDNA, translated from the coding sequence GAGGTGGGCAAGGGGCTTCAGCCTGCCCGTGAGGAGGCGGAGAAGAACATCATCCTGAAGGTGCTCAAGGATACCAACTTCAACGTGTACAAATCCGCCAAGTTGCTTGGCGTCAAGAGGGAGAGTGTCTATTACTTCATAAAGAAGTTCGGCTTCCGCCGGGAGGACATCGATGATAACGCTTAG